The DNA region ATGCCGTCCAGACCCTGCAGTATCTCCGTTACTCCATCTCACAATCATCGTACAAAAGTGTTTTCAGGCCAGTTTTGGAGGAGCGAAAAGACAAGATGCGTCAGGCTGTGAATATCGCCGGAGACTTCGCAGAGCGATTGCTTCTTCAACACAGCGATAACCAATTCTTCATCACGATGCACGAGAAGATAGCTTTTGGCCCAATCGACGAATTCATTTCCTACAGACACACAGTAGGGGCAGCGATAATCCTTCGGCTACTGGAGCGAAGGTCTGACATTGAGAGCAAAATCCTAAGAAAACTCTTGACAAGTGATATACAGAATAGAGACGGTGGTTGGCCGATAGCAGACAAGAAGCACACAACTTCTGACATTCTTTGTTCAGCACACGCGGCATACCTCTTCCATTTGGCTTTGAAGTCTGGTGATTATGATGATCTCAGGGCGCAACTTGAGAATAGAATAAGCTCGACATTAGCTTTCTTGACACTCCAGGTAGAACAGAAGAGCGGTCTTTGGGTATACGAACACGAGTCTGGTGCTCTCCCATTCACAGCCCGAACATACCCCGAAGTATACAAGCTCCTAATTGACTGCAATTCCCCCCTGGTGCATCAGATTCCCAAAAGGCTGTTGGAGCACTGTCGTGCGAATGACAGGCCAGAATACACAATGGCGAATCGAAAGAAAACCGGTATCCGCAACATGCAACAGTTTGAAGTCAGGATGGCATATGCGTTCAAGACAGCGTCCAGATCAATGCCCGACGAGTTTCTGGAAGCCTTTGCAGAAACTAGGTACAATGCCTTGTCCAGGTACTCCAAGAGTGAATACTACGAGACTTACGATCTCTGCTGTCTACTGATGATGCTCATTGACAGTTTCAACCTGAGTCACAAGGAACTAGTCAAAGACGGAGTCTTTGTATTTGAGCCAATCATTGAAGAGTTGCCATTTGTAGGGAAGCCTTACAGAGTCTCGAAGAAGATTTATGAACGTTTGAAAGAACGCAAATGGTTGTCCTTCTAGAGATATTGTCAGGTCAACCCCAGAGGCATTTCCTGACAAAGAATGTGCTGAGCCAGCATCTCCAAATCAGCGCCGCATCGACGAGCATTGCCAGAAGCGCAGTGTATCCGATGACGCCATGAACCGTCAGAGGAGTCTTCCGAGCCCCCAATATCATCAGGATAGTCGAGGTTATATCAAGACAAACCCCACCGGTCAGGAAGAATAGAACCCGCTTCGATATCAACGACTTCCTTTGCTCAGTCACCACTGCGACTGAATAGAACAACAGCGCAAATGTGACGACAATAACAGCCTTGGTGAGGGTCGGGTTCACGTCTGGTCTTTCTTTGGACTACTGCCAGTGGAGCAAATCGGTGATTGATGAAACAAGTGGGCGGCTGCGGCATGGCATGCTTGCTGAAGCGCAACTGGTTGCGCATTGGAAATCCGCAACCTTCCGGTCTTTGGTGCCTCACTCTTCATAAGATTGCACTTCTCTGATTATCCAGTTTACCAGTTGGGGGATGCTTACACTATCAGGAGACTCGGGCGTCAGACGTTTGATCTGCGTCTCGTATGTCAATGCCTCCCAGTCTATGTTCAAATGTGTACAATCTGGACAAATGTTTACAAATCCCCATTTCATCGTCCTGGCAAACAGCAAAGTTCTCATATTTTACTCTCATATGTGACAGGAGGCTTGTGGTAATTCCTATAGGTCAGGATTATCAATATTACTATCCGTACGCTGGATAGGCTATACCAGCCACACTATCAGGACAGTGAAAATACAAACGTAATGGAATCGATTCTTATTCATCGAGCTATCCGCCAGTCGAGACCGTCTAGATCCAGCTGGTGATTTCCGTTCTTGAGGTCCAGAAGACACTGCATTACAATGAGGTGTGAGCATCATTTAAGAATTGGTCGAGATGTCTAACCGCTGTTGTAGCGGTAAGGAGATAAAGATGCGAACAGAACATCTCAAACTAAGCAGGCAGGAAATCTTGAACGCCCACTCGGAGTGGTACTCTGGTCTTCAAGCGAATCTGAGACAACTCGAACGAAGGGTGTCTACAAAAATACAGTTGATAAGAGAAAATCAAGAATATACCATGGACGACGATGAAAGTTTGGCGAATATGTTTTTCATGCACTTGGACGAATATGTTTCGAGAGCTAGGGAAGTGGGTCCTCTCGGAGTCGGTGGCACCGAACCGGATGTAAGTCTTCCTCCCATGCAAGATGCCCTGATAGACACCATACCTCGACTTTGGAACGACGCATCGATGGCATATATTCATGGCCATTTTAGGGGTTGTATCTTTCTGTCAGCGACCATGCTGGAGGGAGCATTAAGGCTTAAGATAAAGGACAAGCGGCTAGAAAGAGAGCTAAAGAAAAGGTTCGAGAAGCCTATGTTAGGCAATCTGATACGTTTCTTGAAGGATGACAACAGACGGCTTGTGACAAGTAAGGTGATAGAGTTATCTAATGTCGTAAATGATTTGAGAGTTCAGCATATCCACTTGTTAGTGGAAGAGGAACCGCAAGATTTACTTAGCATTTCCCCACGAGACGAGTTTGTTCCGTTAGCTGAGTTTAGAGGCAGTCCTCCAATTCGGATAAAAAGGGGATATATCAGTGGTGATGGAGTCGATCTTAAAAAAGGCACAGCAGGAATTCTGTACAAGTATAAGAAAGATGCCAAGGAGTCCATAGAAAAATCAAGAGAGATCCTCAGAAGCTTATATCCTCAAGACGATAGTTCTAAACGATTCTGCCCGTAAGATTTTTTGGCCCGCAGACGAAAAACGTGGCGAAAGGATACAATTCGTCACTTCGTGCAGTACAGGAACCTAACCGCAAGCCAGAATGTCGAACGACACTGCTGCCGGCGCGAAGACCGATCGAGCATAGTTAAGCAATGGACTTGTTCAGCCGCGCTTGATCCATCCATTCTAGCCACCAGACTACAGACCTCTCGAAACCCCGAGGTTTTTCTTGCTTCCGCTTATCTTGACCAGTTTTTAGTATTCCTATTCCACTTTTTGCCAATCACCAGTCGAGGTCTCAGATAGTTTAAACAATCGACTAAGCAATTGTCCTGTCAGGTAAAAGGTGGTTTCAGCTTCCACCTTCGTTATTTGCTTAAGTTCGTCTTCTTGTGGGTGAGCGCCGTAATTTCCAAAAAAACGAATGCCATGAGCTAGGCTCGCAAAATCTGAAGAAATCACTTCTTGCTGAGCTAATTTGTCTATCTTGTCTCTAAGGCTGCCTTTCTTATCTGCTTCTTTAGACTCGACAGACTCGACTGCGATCTGTAGAGCGCGGCGACACAAAGTTACTACACCCTTATAGGCGTCGACTTGAGAACAGCGCTGGGCTTCATGATAATCTTCTCTTGCCTCTCTGGGCACATTTGGTGGTAGTTGAATAGAATCAAATCCCGCTAATTCCAAAGCAATGAGGTTGTGACCCTCCATTTGTGCTCTATGAACTGCTCTGCAACTCTGACAAGTCAATTTTCCCTTAAAGCTACCGCCGTAGCCATACAGGTTAAGGTTGTTTTGCTGTCCGCATCTAATACAATTGAAGGACGGCATTTTTCTCCCTTACGAAATCCCCAGGAAACCCCTCGACCTCCGCTCTATCTTCGAGGGCTCTTGATGAAGATCGAGCATTAGCTTGTCCACCGCCTTGAG from Chloroflexota bacterium includes:
- a CDS encoding DUF4145 domain-containing protein, coding for MEGHNLIALELAGFDSIQLPPNVPREAREDYHEAQRCSQVDAYKGVVTLCRRALQIAVESVESKEADKKGSLRDKIDKLAQQEVISSDFASLAHGIRFFGNYGAHPQEDELKQITKVEAETTFYLTGQLLSRLFKLSETSTGDWQKVE